From the genome of Pseudomonas sp. AB6, one region includes:
- a CDS encoding alkaline phosphatase family protein: MKHNVILVLLDGLNHKVARNTLGHLQAYASAGRAVLYKMECELPALSRPLYECILTGVKPIDSGIVHNNVTRLSNQRSIFHYATEAGLTTAAAAYHWVSELYNRSPFNPARDRHTDDTSLKIQHGHFYYNDHYPDSHLFVDAESLRLRHLPNFLLVHSMNIDDAGHKHGLDTPQYRNSARTVDMILAEHLKNWLDAGYQVIVTADHGMNNDRSHNGLLPEEREVPLFVIGDAFSLEPNAAPKQTEMCGTICQLLGIAHDKTVCKELLK, from the coding sequence ATGAAACACAACGTCATCCTGGTGCTGCTCGATGGGCTTAATCATAAGGTCGCCCGAAACACTCTGGGCCATCTCCAAGCCTACGCCAGCGCAGGACGCGCGGTGTTATACAAAATGGAGTGTGAGTTACCGGCACTTTCAAGACCGCTTTATGAATGCATCCTTACCGGCGTGAAGCCAATTGACAGCGGCATCGTCCACAACAACGTTACGCGGCTGTCGAACCAACGCAGCATCTTTCATTACGCCACTGAGGCAGGCCTCACTACCGCCGCAGCGGCCTACCATTGGGTCAGCGAGCTGTATAATCGTTCGCCGTTTAACCCGGCCCGGGACCGTCATACCGATGACACCAGCCTGAAGATCCAGCACGGGCACTTCTACTACAACGATCATTACCCGGATTCGCACTTGTTCGTTGACGCCGAAAGCTTGCGTTTACGGCACCTGCCCAACTTCCTGCTGGTGCACTCCATGAACATCGACGACGCCGGGCACAAGCACGGCCTCGACACCCCGCAATACCGCAACAGCGCGCGTACCGTCGACATGATTCTTGCCGAACACCTGAAAAACTGGCTCGACGCCGGTTATCAGGTAATCGTTACGGCCGACCACGGCATGAATAATGACCGTTCGCACAATGGTTTGCTTCCGGAAGAGCGCGAGGTGCCGCTGTTCGTCATCGGAGACGCCTTCAGCCTTGAGCCCAATGCCGCCCCAAAGCAGACAGAAATGTGTGGCACCATCTGCCAATTGCTCGGGATTGCCCACGACAAAACAGTATGCAAGGAGCTGTTGAAGTGA
- a CDS encoding ABC transporter permease subunit, which translates to MKSVRGKWLAALCLVPFAVFFIVFQIAPLVWVLINSVQSEDEGWGLANFIEIFSSRFYLQAIGHSLEISFWSSVFGILIAVLGSYSLRRVDSRLRNFVNAFANMTSNFAGVPLAFAFIILLGFNGTITIMLKQAGIIQDFNLYSETGLIILYTYFQIPLGVLLLYPAFDALREDWRESASLLGASGWQFWRHIGLPVLTPALIGTFVILLANALGAYATVYALTTGNFNVLPIRIAAMVSGDITLDPNMASALAVILVGLMTLVTIVHQWLLKRSYHVAR; encoded by the coding sequence GTGAAGTCAGTCCGCGGCAAATGGCTGGCCGCACTCTGCCTGGTGCCCTTCGCCGTATTTTTTATCGTGTTTCAGATCGCACCGCTGGTGTGGGTGCTGATCAACAGCGTGCAGTCGGAAGACGAAGGCTGGGGGCTGGCAAACTTCATCGAAATTTTCAGCTCACGGTTTTATCTGCAAGCCATTGGTCACAGCCTGGAAATCAGTTTTTGGTCCAGTGTGTTCGGGATACTTATCGCGGTACTGGGCAGCTACTCCCTGCGCCGAGTCGATTCGCGGCTGCGCAATTTCGTCAATGCGTTCGCCAACATGACCAGCAACTTTGCCGGTGTGCCGTTGGCGTTTGCCTTCATTATCTTGCTGGGGTTCAACGGCACCATCACCATCATGCTCAAGCAGGCCGGGATTATTCAGGACTTCAACCTGTACTCGGAAACCGGTCTGATTATTCTTTACACCTACTTCCAGATCCCGCTGGGCGTGTTGCTGCTGTATCCGGCTTTTGACGCCCTGCGCGAAGACTGGCGGGAATCGGCTTCGCTGCTCGGGGCCAGTGGCTGGCAGTTTTGGCGGCACATCGGCTTACCGGTGCTGACCCCCGCACTGATCGGTACCTTTGTGATTTTGCTGGCTAACGCCCTTGGCGCCTACGCCACGGTGTACGCGTTGACCACGGGTAACTTCAACGTGCTGCCGATTCGTATTGCGGCCATGGTCTCCGGCGACATCACCCTTGATCCAAACATGGCCAGCGCCCTGGCAGTGATTCTGGTGGGCTTGATGACCTTGGTGACCATCGTCCATCAATGGCTATTGAAGAGGAGCTACCATGTCGCGCGCTGA
- a CDS encoding ABC transporter permease has translation MSRAESGTAVVYHRVVVYLLFIILLLPLAGTLIYSLASSWSATILPSGFTFKWYEQLWSDPRFLHAFGQSLLVCVGSLILSVVLILPLLFVVNYHFPKLDALMNILILLPFAVPPVVSSVGLLQLYGSGPFAMVGTPWILIGCYFTVALPFMYRAITNNLQAINLRDLMDAAQLLGASTWQAAILVVLPNLRKGLMVALLLSFSFLFGEFVFANILVGTRYETLQVYLNNMRNSSGHFTSALVISYFMFVLVLTWVANLLNKDKDQ, from the coding sequence ATGTCGCGCGCTGAATCTGGTACCGCCGTCGTGTACCACCGCGTCGTGGTTTATTTGTTATTCATCATTCTGCTGTTGCCACTGGCTGGCACCTTGATTTATTCATTGGCCAGCAGTTGGTCGGCGACCATTCTGCCCAGCGGGTTTACGTTCAAATGGTACGAGCAGCTGTGGAGTGATCCGCGCTTCTTGCATGCGTTTGGCCAATCGCTGCTGGTGTGTGTCGGTTCGCTGATACTCTCGGTGGTACTGATTCTGCCGCTACTGTTCGTGGTGAATTACCACTTTCCCAAGCTTGATGCCCTGATGAACATCCTGATCCTGCTGCCGTTCGCCGTGCCGCCGGTGGTGTCTTCGGTAGGCCTGTTGCAGCTATACGGCTCCGGGCCGTTTGCCATGGTGGGCACTCCGTGGATTTTGATCGGTTGCTACTTCACCGTGGCGTTGCCGTTCATGTACCGGGCGATCACCAATAACCTGCAAGCGATCAACCTGCGCGACCTGATGGACGCCGCCCAATTGCTCGGTGCCAGCACTTGGCAAGCCGCCATTCTGGTGGTACTGCCCAACCTGCGCAAAGGGCTGATGGTCGCGCTGCTGCTGTCATTCTCCTTCCTGTTCGGTGAATTCGTGTTCGCCAACATTCTGGTCGGTACCCGTTACGAAACCTTGCAGGTCTATCTCAATAACATGCGCAACAGCAGCGGCCATTTCACCAGCGCGCTGGTGATCTCGTACTTCATGTTCGTGCTGGTACTGACCTGGGTTGCCAATTTACTGAACAAGGACAAAGACCAATGA
- a CDS encoding HAD family hydrolase, which yields MALAIFDLDETLIGGDCASLWSEQMARLGWVDKESFMRKNDELMAAYSKGELAMEDYMAFSLEPMAGRTPEEVDHLVEPWVEDFIEPIIYSEACTAIANHRAAGDRILVISASGTHLVKAIAARIGIDEVLGIELEVTHGVYSGATTGVLTYREGKVTRLMEWLAREVETLDGASFYSDSRNDLALLLKVEHPHVVNPDPALREYAEKEGWPIHRWS from the coding sequence ATGGCTTTAGCAATTTTTGACCTGGACGAAACCTTGATTGGCGGCGATTGCGCCAGCTTGTGGAGCGAACAGATGGCGCGCCTCGGCTGGGTCGACAAAGAATCGTTTATGCGTAAAAACGACGAACTGATGGCCGCTTACAGCAAAGGCGAGCTGGCGATGGAGGACTACATGGCCTTCAGCCTGGAACCCATGGCCGGGCGCACCCCGGAAGAAGTCGATCACTTGGTCGAGCCCTGGGTTGAAGACTTTATCGAACCGATTATTTACAGCGAAGCGTGTACCGCCATTGCCAACCACCGCGCAGCCGGCGACCGGATCCTGGTGATCTCCGCCTCGGGCACGCATCTGGTCAAAGCCATCGCCGCACGGATTGGCATTGATGAAGTGCTGGGTATCGAACTGGAAGTCACTCACGGCGTGTACAGCGGCGCCACCACCGGCGTCTTGACCTACCGCGAAGGCAAAGTCACCCGTTTGATGGAATGGCTCGCACGTGAAGTCGAAACGCTGGACGGCGCGAGCTTTTATTCAGATTCGCGTAATGACTTGGCGCTGTTGTTGAAGGTTGAGCACCCGCATGTGGTTAATCCTGATCCTGCGCTGCGTGAATACGCTGAAAAGGAAGGATGGCCGATTCATCGTTGGTCATAG
- a CDS encoding autotransporter outer membrane beta-barrel domain-containing protein yields MNTKSTPYFSSYSRHLLGLSVVVPALLASPTLLAAIVGNGQTLNINGTTASDFYVVTGASTLNSNGATTEAIQIASGSTLNMTGGTTTAPGGDGIFVTDSTATISGGATINGEYLGLSVNRTGGTTTGGSNVTFTGSNASGGDAGAEITGLSRLVLNNSTVTGTGASSTGLNIIGGDVEANSGTTITGNVNGARFSRDQQNVGDNRLVLNNASLQGVTGAAIRVSSSTMPAVINVNNGSTLSGGNGNLLEVQGGSTATMTVANSTLTGNVQVQGGSTGNLIFNQGQMTGDLNVEAGSTGALTLNDRSTFTGSLTNVGNVAINNQSNWNMTADNTIGALNMNGGRVTMGPAGQFYQLNVGTLAGNGTFAMNVDFAQNLHDTLNVTGTATGDHSLLVTSSGRDPLTADPVTLVHTAAGDAKFSLLNGPVDVGAFSYALTSAVNGSGGTDWFLDPSSKIISPGTQSVLALFNTAPTVWYGELTSLRTRMGELRFNGGKAGGWVRTYGNKYNVADANGLGYQQNQQGFSLGADAPLPMGDGHWLVGVLAGYSESDLDLSRGTTGAVKSSYVGGYTTWLDPDSGYYFDGVVKVNHFRNNANVTMSDGERAKGNYSNIGLGGSVEFGRHIKLDNEYFIEPFTQLSAVAIQGANYDLNNGMDANGDHARSLLGKVGMTVGRNFTLASGSVVQPYIRGAMAHEFVNANEVNVNGNRFNNDLSGSRGELGAGVAVSMSERLQLHADFDYSNGEHIEQPFGANVGVRYSW; encoded by the coding sequence ATGAACACGAAATCAACACCTTACTTTAGTAGTTATTCGCGACACCTGCTTGGCCTAAGTGTTGTAGTCCCAGCCTTGTTGGCGAGCCCAACACTTCTCGCTGCAATCGTCGGCAACGGGCAAACGCTGAATATCAATGGTACGACAGCATCGGACTTTTATGTTGTAACAGGTGCCAGTACACTAAATAGTAATGGAGCAACAACGGAAGCAATTCAGATTGCATCCGGCTCGACGCTGAATATGACCGGCGGCACGACGACCGCCCCAGGAGGGGATGGCATATTCGTTACCGACAGTACGGCGACGATCTCAGGTGGGGCCACTATCAACGGTGAGTACTTGGGCCTTTCTGTCAATAGAACAGGTGGTACAACTACCGGCGGATCGAATGTCACGTTTACAGGGAGTAACGCCAGTGGTGGTGACGCCGGTGCAGAAATTACGGGTTTGAGCAGGTTGGTGCTTAACAACTCAACCGTGACCGGCACCGGTGCAAGCAGCACCGGTTTGAACATCATCGGCGGCGATGTTGAAGCCAACAGCGGAACAACGATCACCGGCAACGTCAACGGTGCACGGTTTTCCCGTGATCAGCAGAACGTCGGCGACAACCGCCTGGTGCTGAATAACGCCAGCCTGCAAGGCGTTACGGGGGCGGCGATTCGAGTCAGTTCCAGCACGATGCCCGCAGTCATCAACGTCAACAACGGCTCGACCCTGAGCGGCGGCAACGGCAACTTGCTGGAAGTTCAAGGCGGCTCGACCGCCACCATGACCGTTGCCAATAGCACGCTCACCGGCAATGTTCAGGTGCAAGGGGGCAGCACCGGCAATCTGATCTTCAACCAGGGCCAGATGACCGGTGACCTGAATGTCGAGGCTGGCAGTACTGGCGCACTGACCTTGAATGACCGCTCGACTTTCACCGGCAGTCTGACCAACGTCGGCAACGTGGCCATTAACAACCAGTCAAACTGGAACATGACGGCCGATAATACCATTGGTGCGCTGAACATGAACGGCGGCCGGGTGACGATGGGCCCGGCCGGCCAGTTCTATCAGTTAAACGTAGGCACCTTGGCGGGTAACGGCACCTTCGCCATGAATGTGGACTTCGCGCAGAACCTGCACGACACCTTGAACGTGACCGGCACGGCAACCGGCGACCACAGCCTGCTGGTCACCAGTTCCGGTCGTGATCCGCTGACGGCAGACCCCGTGACACTGGTTCACACCGCAGCCGGAGACGCGAAGTTTTCGCTGCTGAACGGTCCGGTCGACGTCGGTGCATTCTCCTATGCCCTGACCTCGGCGGTGAACGGTTCAGGCGGCACCGACTGGTTCCTCGACCCGTCGTCGAAAATCATCAGCCCAGGTACCCAGTCAGTGTTGGCGCTGTTCAACACCGCCCCGACCGTCTGGTACGGGGAGCTGACGTCGCTGCGTACGCGCATGGGTGAATTGCGCTTCAATGGCGGTAAGGCCGGCGGTTGGGTTCGCACCTACGGCAACAAATACAACGTGGCCGATGCCAACGGTCTGGGGTATCAGCAAAACCAGCAAGGTTTCTCGCTGGGTGCTGATGCACCCTTGCCGATGGGCGATGGGCACTGGCTGGTGGGGGTACTCGCCGGGTATAGCGAGTCTGATCTGGACCTTAGCCGCGGCACCACTGGCGCGGTCAAGAGTTCGTATGTAGGGGGCTATACCACCTGGCTTGACCCAGACAGCGGCTATTACTTTGATGGCGTGGTCAAGGTCAACCACTTCAGGAACAACGCGAACGTCACCATGAGCGATGGCGAGCGTGCAAAGGGCAACTACAGCAACATCGGTCTGGGGGGCTCGGTAGAATTCGGTCGCCATATCAAGCTTGATAACGAGTACTTCATCGAACCCTTTACCCAACTCTCCGCCGTGGCGATTCAGGGCGCGAATTACGACCTGAATAACGGCATGGACGCCAACGGCGACCACGCCCGTTCACTGTTGGGCAAAGTCGGTATGACCGTCGGCCGCAACTTCACCCTGGCAAGTGGTAGCGTCGTACAGCCTTACATTCGTGGCGCCATGGCCCATGAGTTTGTCAACGCCAATGAGGTAAACGTCAACGGCAACCGCTTCAACAACGACCTGTCCGGCTCGCGCGGAGAACTGGGCGCCGGTGTTGCCGTCAGCATGTCGGAGCGTTTGCAGTTGCATGCGGACTTCGATTACTCCAACGGCGAACATATCGAACAGCCGTTTGGGGCGAATGTTGGGGTTCGGTATAGCTGGTAA
- a CDS encoding Ig-like domain repeat protein has protein sequence MTSFKPFLFPPINRDITTLALRPLLIAGMVMPVVGGDGGVNISIVTDDPGGVLSVIDPYQEMRAGDRHRIFWEDVEIAFKEVLLTEVNERLFIYLPIEKILPDWAEKVLYQLTRVGSNVPEDSVPLRVRVKLDRPGGTDKDPHLPGHSELKKPKLPQDVIDNGVDAAWAARGVPVEIEHYPFRAARDTVSLKWGSVILHQQVTEDQANGTAPITLLVDQAAILAGGDSAALLVEYEVFDEVWNFSSDWSLSTNVLVDAGAWRLDAPIIKEAVNGDIDLISLAKKDVTVQIIARGGPYAAGDTITLTWIGTPQSGKPIVHTEAVVLTNIPTVLELKVPYADIRAIARGTGDASYVLTKANGDPPQSSKRTFARVIGDTSQLPAPSIIQVVGELLDPTTPVANVQVPAYPGMNNGDLIDVIWLGTTASGTPYLHEMTHTVTEGEKGKIITLPVRNTHIAPLDRGTLDLYYRVSNDKYALFAVSESEHLLLKVEQIRADLPAPKVVEAPDGVLDPALVPDSATLLVDYLGTATGDVLTYYWTGKPGDGSASDWVPITTPIAGKPITFRIEQALIASNLNSLVKVRYTLQRAATGQFSYSATLELIIGSLIGELPAPDVLEAPTRVLDPMAALNGATVRAQYESMQDIPADIITLNWLGTPGAGTSQDLELPGNAIGYVDFKVPASVVGPNIGKQVEVSYDVSRSGQSSSSDLLELMVSTFQDPENQLPRPRITQANDASKVLILSSFTGNAQVTVGKWPFSAARQRVWLRLEGKTSTGAIYTIVLLTGVEVSAAQASSGLNETLLRSELEKLGHDSQLTVVCKVTFDGAVDENSAIEFPRAAYTFKTFDDSVAPTIASVKDSKGTEIPNGSTTFDTSVTLAGKAAPSQRVEIFDSTTSKGTATVNASGDWTLSLTGLTLTSHSITAKAVYGSNPVSAARTFTVAVATAPTIASVKDSKGTEIPAGGTTFDTSVTLAGKAAPSQKVEIFDGTTSKGTATVNASGDWTLALTALTVASHSITAKAVYGSNPVSAARTFTVAVATAPTIASVKDSKGVEIPAGGTTRDTQVTITGTASANQQVQILDGASSLGTVTAAGINWTYTMSTTVMSYSIKARGLYGSNPESGVRTFTVQPATPPFVIDTSPVTLGGRAYIWNDGKPLPAAPAAGTSIQRSASGGIPPYTYRASTTAVSINATSGLVRALKNGAATITVRDSSGTELSYQVTVTDAWIIEYIGDFIHRGALEYQRPGGHLPSGDENQQIRTHYGASWPHGERGWWSSDVKGADALVVTIPSGSAFFTLKAFAYASLSVYR, from the coding sequence ATGACCAGCTTCAAGCCCTTCCTGTTTCCACCGATCAACCGTGACATCACCACCCTCGCGCTGCGCCCGCTGCTGATTGCGGGCATGGTGATGCCCGTCGTCGGCGGCGATGGCGGGGTCAATATTTCCATCGTCACTGACGACCCGGGGGGAGTACTCAGCGTCATCGATCCCTATCAGGAGATGCGAGCAGGCGACCGGCATCGTATTTTCTGGGAGGACGTGGAAATCGCCTTCAAAGAGGTGCTACTTACCGAGGTCAACGAGCGACTGTTCATTTATCTGCCCATTGAAAAAATACTCCCCGACTGGGCCGAAAAAGTGCTCTACCAACTGACCCGAGTCGGCAGTAATGTCCCTGAAGACTCGGTCCCCCTACGGGTGCGGGTCAAGCTCGATCGTCCGGGGGGAACGGATAAAGATCCGCACCTACCCGGGCATTCGGAACTGAAGAAACCCAAACTCCCACAGGACGTCATCGATAACGGCGTCGATGCCGCCTGGGCCGCCAGAGGCGTGCCGGTGGAAATCGAGCACTACCCGTTTCGGGCTGCACGCGACACCGTTTCACTGAAATGGGGCAGCGTTATCCTTCACCAGCAGGTGACTGAAGACCAGGCCAATGGCACCGCACCCATCACTCTGCTGGTCGATCAGGCGGCCATTCTGGCCGGCGGCGACAGCGCTGCGCTGTTGGTGGAGTACGAGGTGTTCGATGAAGTCTGGAACTTCTCCTCAGATTGGTCCCTCAGCACAAACGTGTTGGTCGATGCCGGCGCCTGGCGCCTGGACGCGCCAATCATCAAGGAAGCGGTCAACGGCGACATCGATCTGATCAGCCTGGCCAAGAAGGACGTGACGGTACAAATCATCGCGAGGGGGGGCCCCTATGCGGCGGGCGATACCATTACCCTGACCTGGATCGGCACACCGCAGAGCGGCAAACCCATCGTGCATACCGAGGCGGTGGTCTTGACCAATATACCGACGGTGCTCGAGCTGAAAGTCCCCTATGCCGATATTCGTGCTATCGCACGAGGCACCGGGGATGCGTCCTATGTGCTGACCAAGGCCAACGGCGATCCACCGCAGTCTTCCAAACGCACCTTTGCCCGAGTGATTGGTGACACTTCACAGTTACCGGCCCCCAGCATCATCCAAGTCGTTGGCGAGCTGCTGGACCCGACGACTCCGGTGGCGAATGTTCAGGTCCCCGCGTATCCCGGGATGAACAATGGCGATCTCATCGATGTGATTTGGCTGGGCACCACGGCCAGCGGTACACCTTACTTGCATGAAATGACACACACCGTGACCGAGGGTGAGAAAGGAAAAATCATCACCCTGCCCGTGCGCAATACCCATATTGCGCCGCTGGACCGCGGCACGCTCGACCTCTACTACCGGGTCTCCAATGACAAGTACGCGCTGTTTGCGGTGAGTGAATCCGAACATCTGCTGCTCAAGGTCGAACAGATTCGTGCCGACCTGCCAGCACCCAAGGTAGTCGAGGCCCCTGACGGCGTGCTCGACCCGGCCTTGGTGCCCGACAGCGCCACCTTGCTGGTGGACTACCTTGGCACCGCGACCGGCGATGTGCTGACCTATTACTGGACCGGAAAACCGGGCGACGGCAGCGCCAGTGATTGGGTGCCCATCACCACACCCATTGCCGGGAAGCCAATCACTTTCAGAATTGAACAGGCGCTCATCGCGTCTAATCTCAATAGTCTGGTCAAGGTGCGCTATACCCTCCAACGTGCCGCCACCGGCCAGTTCAGTTATTCGGCCACACTGGAGTTGATCATCGGCTCCTTGATCGGCGAATTGCCTGCTCCTGACGTACTTGAGGCGCCGACGCGAGTGCTGGATCCAATGGCTGCCCTCAACGGCGCCACCGTGCGAGCCCAGTACGAAAGCATGCAAGACATTCCTGCGGACATCATTACGCTGAATTGGTTGGGCACGCCCGGTGCGGGAACCTCCCAAGACCTCGAGCTGCCTGGCAATGCCATCGGCTATGTCGATTTCAAGGTACCGGCCTCGGTGGTCGGCCCCAACATCGGCAAACAGGTCGAGGTCAGCTATGACGTGTCTCGTTCCGGGCAATCGAGTTCATCCGATCTACTGGAGCTGATGGTCAGCACTTTTCAGGATCCGGAAAACCAATTGCCGCGACCTCGCATCACCCAGGCGAATGACGCCAGCAAGGTGTTGATCCTGAGTTCATTCACCGGCAATGCGCAGGTAACAGTGGGCAAATGGCCGTTTAGTGCCGCCCGGCAGCGGGTATGGTTGCGCCTCGAAGGCAAGACCTCTACCGGCGCGATTTACACCATCGTCTTGCTGACGGGGGTCGAAGTGTCCGCCGCCCAGGCCAGCAGCGGCCTTAACGAGACACTGCTGCGAAGTGAGCTTGAAAAGCTGGGGCATGATTCGCAACTGACCGTCGTGTGCAAGGTGACCTTTGACGGTGCCGTTGATGAAAACTCGGCCATCGAATTTCCCAGAGCGGCTTACACCTTCAAAACCTTCGACGATTCAGTTGCGCCAACCATCGCCAGCGTCAAGGATTCCAAAGGCACCGAGATCCCCAATGGCAGTACGACCTTCGACACCAGCGTGACACTGGCGGGCAAGGCGGCCCCCAGCCAACGGGTCGAGATCTTCGACAGCACCACGTCAAAAGGCACCGCCACGGTCAATGCCAGTGGTGACTGGACCCTCTCCCTCACGGGCCTGACACTGACCAGTCACAGCATCACCGCCAAGGCAGTATATGGCAGCAATCCGGTATCCGCCGCGCGCACCTTTACGGTCGCCGTCGCCACCGCGCCAACCATCGCCAGTGTCAAGGATTCCAAAGGCACCGAGATCCCCGCTGGCGGTACCACCTTTGACACCAGCGTGACGCTGGCGGGCAAGGCTGCCCCCAGCCAAAAGGTCGAGATCTTCGATGGCACCACGTCAAAAGGCACCGCGACGGTCAATGCCAGTGGCGACTGGACCCTCGCCCTCACGGCCCTGACAGTGGCCAGCCACAGCATCACCGCCAAGGCCGTATATGGCAGCAATCCGGTGTCCGCCGCGCGCACCTTTACGGTCGCCGTCGCCACCGCGCCAACCATCGCCAGTGTCAAGGATTCCAAAGGTGTCGAGATTCCCGCTGGCGGTACGACCAGGGACACCCAGGTAACAATCACCGGTACAGCATCTGCCAACCAACAGGTGCAGATTCTCGACGGCGCCAGCTCACTAGGCACGGTAACGGCGGCTGGTATTAATTGGACGTATACAATGTCGACAACAGTCATGTCCTACAGCATCAAGGCTCGCGGGCTTTATGGTAGCAATCCGGAGTCTGGTGTAAGGACGTTTACGGTTCAGCCAGCAACGCCGCCTTTTGTTATTGATACCTCGCCAGTCACGCTAGGTGGCAGGGCGTACATTTGGAACGATGGCAAACCGTTGCCAGCCGCGCCTGCGGCAGGGACATCCATTCAACGGTCTGCTAGCGGAGGTATTCCTCCGTATACATACCGAGCCTCCACAACAGCAGTCTCGATCAATGCAACATCAGGGCTAGTGCGAGCGCTCAAGAATGGCGCAGCCACCATAACAGTCAGAGATTCCAGCGGGACCGAGCTGAGCTATCAAGTAACGGTTACCGATGCATGGATAATCGAATACATCGGTGACTTTATTCATCGTGGAGCTTTAGAGTATCAACGCCCTGGTGGACACTTACCGAGTGGAGATGAAAACCAGCAAATTCGTACCCATTACGGAGCATCATGGCCCCATGGAGAGCGGGGTTGGTGGTCTTCTGACGTTAAGGGCGCTGACGCCCTGGTCGTCACTATACCGAGTGGTAGTGCGTTTTTTACCCTGAAAGCCTTTGCTTATGCGTCATTGTCGGTTTATAGATGA
- a CDS encoding ABC transporter ATP-binding protein: MSFVSVEHLQKNYASTAVFSDINCEIKKGEFVTLLGPSGCGKSTLLRCIAGLTSVTSGQILLDGQDLVPVSPQKRGIGMVFQSYALFPNMNVEQNVAFGLRMQKVNADDSRKRVSEILRLVELTDFANRYPHQMSGGQCQRVALARSLVTQPRLLLLDEPLSALDARIRKHLREQIRAIQRELGLTTIFVTHDQEEALTMSDRIFLMNQGRIVQSGDAETLYTAPIDVFAAGFIGNYNLLDANSASRLLQRPINTRLAIRPEAIELSLSGELDGEVRSHSLLGNVIRYRVEARGVELVVDVLNRSADDLHPDGRRVTLSIDPSALCEVA; the protein is encoded by the coding sequence ATGAGTTTCGTCAGCGTCGAACACCTGCAAAAGAACTACGCCAGCACTGCGGTGTTCAGTGACATCAATTGCGAGATCAAAAAAGGTGAATTCGTCACCCTCCTCGGCCCTTCCGGTTGCGGTAAATCCACCCTGCTGCGCTGTATTGCCGGCCTGACGTCAGTCACCAGTGGGCAGATTTTATTAGATGGCCAAGACCTCGTTCCGGTATCGCCGCAAAAACGCGGTATCGGCATGGTCTTTCAAAGTTATGCGCTGTTTCCCAACATGAACGTCGAGCAAAACGTTGCGTTCGGCTTGCGTATGCAAAAGGTCAACGCTGATGACAGCCGCAAACGCGTCAGCGAGATTCTTCGGCTGGTGGAGCTAACAGACTTCGCCAATCGCTACCCGCATCAGATGTCTGGCGGCCAGTGCCAGCGCGTGGCGTTGGCCCGCTCGTTGGTGACCCAACCACGCTTGTTGCTGCTGGATGAACCGCTGTCAGCGCTGGACGCAAGGATTCGCAAACATCTGCGCGAACAAATCCGCGCTATTCAGCGTGAATTGGGCCTGACCACCATTTTCGTGACCCATGATCAGGAAGAAGCGCTGACCATGTCTGACCGGATTTTCCTGATGAACCAGGGCCGGATCGTGCAGAGCGGCGACGCTGAAACTTTGTACACCGCGCCTATCGATGTGTTCGCAGCAGGCTTCATCGGCAACTACAACCTGCTTGATGCCAACAGCGCCAGCCGTCTGTTGCAACGGCCGATCAACACCCGTCTGGCGATTCGCCCGGAAGCCATCGAACTGAGCCTGAGCGGCGAACTCGACGGCGAAGTACGCAGCCACAGCCTGCTGGGTAACGTCATCCGCTACCGGGTCGAAGCCCGCGGCGTGGAACTGGTGGTCGACGTCCTCAACCGCTCCGCTGACGACCTGCACCCAGACGGTCGGCGCGTAACACTAAGCATCGATCCTTCGGCGCTGTGTGAAGTTGCCTAG